The following proteins come from a genomic window of Synechococcus sp. BIOS-E4-1:
- a CDS encoding transglycosylase domain-containing protein, with the protein MSRATAEPRKLALLTVHQQGRAERTLQLHGEGYRIGRDPDMEICIDHAAVSRLHALLQKQGQHWILKDQGSTNGLWWKGRRVQQLELQDGDRISFAPTDEADSPRIDFERPGQRRHQRIKRSLGIGILCCLGGAGLLLGHASLNVPVSGRLASIRGPLAIYDGNNKPLKSVDSNRHRELNSLGEFSPLLIDALLSSEDNRFWWHPGVDPVGSLRAFAVNLTGGKVLEGGSSITQQLARSLYPEMVGEGDTLGRKWRELLVALQLESRFSKRELLLSYLNRVYLGVGWGFEDTAQTFFDQSAADLSIEQAALLVGLLPSPNGHDPCRHPQRALEARNRVINKMADSGRLSLDAARLARRQPIQLATTACSRTALTRSAPFYTDQVRRDLTAMVGPEVAAEGNFLIETHLDPVLQAVVERQLRNLIGNAGGLGVSEGAAVVIDSSTGGVLAIAGGRDYRFSQFNRASMALRQPGSTFKLMTYLAALERGIKPNETIDCSSLNWRGQRFESSCRGRLSLTRAFASSSNTATLRLAQRVGLEQVVRQARALGITTPLDPVPGLALGQSEVRLIELTGAYAAILNKGEWKPPNTIRRLLDAETCRNDKLRGCGSLAGDDQRGLNPGRQAVRGDSAAQMQSLLRAVVRNGTGTAASLGGQEGGKTGTTNEGRDLLFVGYEPSRRWVLGIWLGNDDNSPSSSSSALAASLWADIIRAAGRGGLNGR; encoded by the coding sequence ATGAGCAGAGCGACGGCTGAGCCAAGGAAATTGGCCCTGCTGACGGTTCATCAGCAGGGTCGGGCTGAGCGCACGCTGCAACTGCATGGCGAGGGATATCGGATTGGACGTGATCCAGACATGGAGATCTGCATTGACCATGCGGCTGTCAGCCGCCTGCATGCACTTCTACAAAAGCAAGGCCAGCACTGGATTCTCAAGGATCAAGGCTCAACCAACGGACTCTGGTGGAAGGGCCGACGTGTGCAACAGCTGGAGCTCCAGGACGGCGATCGCATCAGTTTTGCCCCGACTGATGAAGCCGATAGCCCCAGGATTGACTTTGAGAGACCTGGTCAACGACGGCATCAGCGGATCAAGCGGTCTCTGGGGATCGGAATCCTGTGCTGTCTCGGCGGAGCAGGACTGTTGTTGGGCCATGCCTCGCTCAACGTGCCGGTGAGTGGACGACTGGCCAGCATTCGCGGACCGCTCGCCATCTACGACGGCAACAACAAACCGCTCAAATCGGTGGATTCCAATCGCCACCGCGAACTGAACAGCCTTGGCGAATTTTCTCCGCTGTTGATCGATGCCTTGCTCAGCAGCGAGGACAACCGCTTCTGGTGGCATCCAGGGGTTGACCCGGTCGGCAGCTTGCGTGCTTTCGCCGTCAACCTGACCGGGGGAAAGGTTCTCGAAGGTGGCAGCAGCATCACCCAGCAACTGGCTCGAAGCCTCTACCCGGAAATGGTCGGTGAAGGTGACACCCTGGGCCGCAAATGGCGTGAGCTGCTTGTGGCGCTGCAGCTGGAAAGCCGTTTCAGCAAACGGGAGCTGCTGCTGAGTTATCTCAACAGGGTGTACCTCGGGGTGGGATGGGGATTTGAAGACACCGCACAGACCTTCTTTGATCAATCAGCAGCTGATCTGAGCATTGAACAGGCCGCTCTGCTGGTTGGACTGTTGCCATCACCCAATGGCCACGACCCCTGCCGTCATCCTCAGCGGGCCCTAGAAGCCCGCAACCGCGTGATCAACAAGATGGCCGATTCCGGTCGCTTATCACTCGATGCTGCTCGTCTGGCGAGACGTCAACCCATCCAACTGGCAACCACGGCCTGCAGCAGGACTGCGCTGACACGCTCAGCACCCTTCTACACCGATCAGGTGCGCAGGGATTTAACAGCAATGGTGGGCCCGGAGGTGGCCGCGGAAGGGAATTTTCTGATCGAAACCCACCTTGACCCCGTGCTGCAGGCCGTGGTGGAGAGACAACTGCGCAATTTGATCGGCAATGCCGGCGGACTCGGCGTGAGTGAGGGGGCCGCCGTGGTGATCGACAGCAGCACAGGAGGGGTCCTGGCGATCGCCGGCGGACGCGACTACCGGTTCAGTCAGTTCAACCGCGCATCCATGGCCCTGAGACAGCCAGGGAGCACGTTCAAACTGATGACGTATCTGGCCGCCCTGGAACGGGGAATCAAACCCAACGAAACCATCGACTGCAGTTCTCTGAACTGGAGAGGCCAGCGGTTTGAAAGCAGCTGCAGAGGTCGCCTCAGCCTCACCAGAGCCTTCGCTTCGAGCAGTAACACGGCGACTCTGCGCCTAGCTCAGCGGGTTGGGCTTGAACAGGTTGTTCGCCAGGCCAGGGCCCTTGGCATCACCACACCGCTTGATCCGGTGCCAGGTCTTGCACTGGGCCAGAGCGAAGTGCGACTGATCGAACTGACCGGAGCCTATGCGGCCATTCTCAACAAGGGCGAATGGAAGCCCCCCAATACGATTCGTCGGCTGCTTGATGCGGAAACCTGTCGCAATGACAAGCTGCGAGGCTGCGGCAGCCTCGCCGGCGACGATCAGCGGGGTCTGAATCCTGGACGCCAGGCTGTCCGAGGCGACAGTGCAGCGCAGATGCAGTCTTTGCTGCGCGCGGTTGTGCGCAACGGCACCGGCACCGCCGCATCGCTAGGAGGACAGGAAGGGGGCAAGACCGGAACAACGAATGAAGGCCGGGATCTGCTGTTCGTGGGCTATGAACCCTCGCGCCGTTGGGTGCTGGGAATCTGGCTCGGCAATGACGACAACAGCCCCTCCAGCAGCTCCAGCGCCCTTGCGGCATCGCTCTGGGCTGACATCATCCGCGCGGCGGGACGAGGTGGGCTCAACGGAAGATGA
- the lspA gene encoding signal peptidase II → MNSRPARSMRRGSVVALSVVMVVLDQLSKHWARGILLPGETMPFIPGLLQLNLVRNTGAAFSLFRDSSLVLGILSLAVAIGVSIWIWREMRRGLWMGLALGFLLGGTIGNGIDRWRLGHVTDFLELVPIQFPIFNWADVAINLAVLCFAIDAFNNRNEQSDG, encoded by the coding sequence ATGAACAGCCGTCCAGCCCGAAGCATGCGACGCGGCAGCGTCGTCGCACTCAGCGTGGTGATGGTGGTGCTGGATCAGCTCAGCAAGCATTGGGCCAGAGGCATCCTCCTTCCTGGAGAGACGATGCCCTTCATTCCTGGATTGCTGCAACTGAATCTTGTGCGCAACACTGGGGCTGCATTCAGTCTGTTCAGAGATTCCTCCCTGGTGCTGGGGATTCTCAGCCTGGCGGTTGCCATCGGCGTCAGCATCTGGATCTGGCGAGAGATGCGGAGAGGTCTCTGGATGGGACTGGCCCTCGGCTTTCTTCTGGGAGGAACCATCGGCAATGGCATCGACCGCTGGCGGCTCGGTCATGTGACCGATTTCCTCGAACTCGTGCCAATCCAGTTTCCAATCTTCAACTGGGCTGATGTCGCCATCAACCTGGCAGTGCTCTGCTTCGCCATCGACGCCTTCAACAACAGAAATGAGCAGAGCGACGGCTGA
- a CDS encoding biotin transporter BioY — protein sequence MRALSTWSGALAGLLLILVGSLIPTALLLPLPELPPAVLGLPSTWQVPALLVCALVAGPRAGVIASVAYLTIGLVDLPVFHGGGGFAYVLNPGFGYLAGFVPAAWLTGRLAQQNGMNDIARLTLAAMAGLLTIQVCGLLNLALGAALNRWNEPLIDLVFSYSLGPLAAQLALCCAAGLIARVSRRVLWME from the coding sequence GTGCGGGCACTGTCCACCTGGAGCGGCGCTCTTGCCGGATTGCTTCTGATCCTCGTCGGAAGCCTGATTCCGACTGCTCTGCTGCTGCCTCTGCCCGAATTGCCTCCCGCCGTGCTTGGTCTGCCCAGCACCTGGCAGGTACCGGCACTGCTCGTCTGCGCCCTTGTCGCGGGCCCAAGAGCGGGAGTCATCGCTTCAGTGGCTTATCTGACGATCGGATTGGTTGACTTGCCTGTGTTCCACGGAGGTGGCGGTTTCGCCTATGTGCTGAATCCTGGATTCGGTTACCTGGCGGGGTTCGTCCCCGCCGCCTGGTTGACCGGACGGCTGGCCCAGCAGAACGGCATGAATGACATCGCCAGACTCACCCTCGCAGCCATGGCAGGCCTGCTGACCATCCAGGTTTGTGGTCTGCTCAATCTTGCTCTTGGGGCAGCGCTGAATCGCTGGAATGAACCCCTGATCGACCTTGTCTTCAGCTACAGCCTCGGTCCCCTGGCTGCACAGCTGGCCCTGTGTTGCGCTGCTGGACTGATCGCTCGCGTGAGCCGTCGCGTGCTCTGGATGGAATGA
- a CDS encoding DUF3148 domain-containing protein, producing the protein MSVSIGDQVRLVRPQTFLKTADPMPMLRPPDLVAHDEIGRVMALLPAETASVRFARGTFLLSIEQLTLVNEDLNNASDQDAASDSDASSETRGSADPGN; encoded by the coding sequence ATGTCCGTTTCAATCGGTGACCAGGTGCGACTGGTGCGCCCCCAGACCTTCCTCAAGACAGCTGATCCGATGCCGATGCTCAGGCCTCCCGATCTTGTGGCCCACGACGAGATCGGCAGGGTCATGGCACTACTACCTGCGGAAACGGCGTCAGTGCGCTTCGCCAGAGGAACTTTTCTGCTGTCGATCGAGCAACTCACGCTCGTGAACGAAGACCTGAACAATGCTTCGGATCAGGACGCTGCATCGGACTCAGATGCTTCATCTGAAACCCGGGGTTCTGCAGATCCAGGCAACTGA
- a CDS encoding pitrilysin family protein has translation MSSCCDLVLDPVTTTGVLSAKLWIRRGSSADPRGQRGGHQLLGSVLSRGCGPVDHLQLADLIEGCGAGLRCDTHEDGILISLKCRDIDADRLLPALGWMLRQPHLDEAQIELEKDLSLQALQRQKEDPFHRAFDGWRQLAYGRGPYGHDPLGIGVDLEQLQKAELSCLAADLESRGSVLALSGTIPEGAKERLEEWLGTTKTRFSCQEPGATIQESSELDPGKRSSLGLQALATEQVVLMLGQAALPHGHSDDLALRLLQAHLGSGMSSLLFRRLREEHGVAYDVGVHHPARAGAAPFVMHASTGVDRAKLSLELLISSWSELMELTISELDLNLAKAKFRGQLAHGSQTTGQRAERRAQLRGLHLPDDHDQSCLNQLEQLRGTDLREAARRHLQSPQLSLCGPEGTLASLEKQWSLSDFAAGAKP, from the coding sequence TTGAGCTCCTGCTGTGATCTTGTTCTTGATCCTGTAACCACGACCGGGGTGCTCTCCGCCAAACTCTGGATCCGGCGGGGAAGCAGTGCTGATCCTCGGGGGCAGAGGGGGGGGCATCAGCTACTGGGTTCGGTACTCAGCCGTGGATGCGGCCCTGTCGATCATCTGCAGCTTGCGGATCTGATTGAAGGCTGCGGCGCTGGTCTTCGTTGTGACACCCACGAGGACGGGATTCTGATCAGTCTCAAGTGCCGTGACATTGATGCCGATCGTCTGTTGCCTGCTCTTGGCTGGATGCTGCGCCAGCCGCACCTGGACGAAGCACAGATCGAATTGGAAAAAGACCTGAGCTTGCAGGCCCTGCAGAGACAGAAAGAGGATCCGTTCCATCGCGCCTTTGATGGCTGGAGACAGCTGGCCTATGGCAGGGGGCCCTACGGACACGATCCCCTTGGGATCGGTGTCGATCTGGAACAGCTTCAAAAAGCAGAGCTGAGTTGTCTTGCTGCAGATCTCGAGAGCCGGGGTTCGGTGCTGGCGCTGTCCGGAACCATTCCTGAGGGAGCCAAGGAGCGACTGGAGGAGTGGCTCGGCACAACCAAAACCCGGTTCAGCTGCCAAGAGCCCGGAGCCACGATCCAAGAATCATCTGAATTGGATCCTGGCAAGAGGTCGTCATTAGGCCTCCAAGCCCTTGCCACCGAACAGGTGGTGCTGATGCTGGGTCAGGCCGCTCTGCCCCACGGTCACTCGGACGACCTGGCTCTGAGGCTGCTGCAGGCTCACCTGGGATCAGGCATGTCCAGCCTGTTGTTCCGCAGGCTTCGAGAGGAACATGGCGTCGCCTACGACGTGGGTGTCCATCACCCGGCGCGCGCTGGCGCGGCACCCTTCGTGATGCACGCCTCAACCGGAGTCGACAGGGCAAAACTGTCACTCGAACTCCTGATCAGCAGCTGGTCCGAGCTGATGGAGCTCACCATTTCCGAGCTCGATCTCAATCTGGCCAAGGCCAAGTTCAGGGGGCAACTGGCTCACGGCTCCCAGACCACAGGCCAGAGGGCCGAGCGGCGGGCGCAACTGCGTGGCCTGCATCTCCCTGATGACCATGACCAGAGCTGCCTGAACCAACTGGAACAACTGCGAGGCACTGATCTGCGTGAGGCGGCACGCCGCCATCTGCAGAGTCCTCAGCTCAGCTTGTGCGGTCCCGAGGGAACGCTTGCATCACTGGAGAAGCAGTGGAGCCTGAGCGATTTTGCTGCGGGCGCCAAGCCTTGA
- a CDS encoding pitrilysin family protein yields MGLCHGTLTAIPSGPVLEHRTLANGSNLVTAAIPDAALTCLDFWCQGGSAWERSGEEGIAHFLEHMVFKGSRRMGPGEFDRRIEALGGSSNAATGFDDVHYHVLVPSAESNKALDLLLDLVLDPALEQDCFSMERDVVLEEIAQYRDQPDDQVLQTLLELCCAPHCYGRPILGWENSLREMNPGGMRCYHQRRYQGANCCLSVAGTIQNDLVSHVLDSPLAALDKVRDSDLNTTTRPSLSFRSGRECRSFPRLEAARLMMIWPVASADDQLAIAGADLATTILAEGRRSRLVQKLREELQIVESIDMDVTTLEQGSLVMLEACCPEDQIERVETEIHRELDSSLTTAITDEELHRAMQLVGNGHRFSLEAPGAVAASAGSQTLWGRHRDLLAPLQDLLHWNASALRERVMPLLQPQHSFTLIARSEDNA; encoded by the coding sequence ATGGGACTTTGCCACGGGACCCTGACTGCGATCCCATCCGGTCCGGTGCTCGAACACCGCACACTTGCCAACGGCAGCAACCTTGTGACAGCCGCCATCCCCGACGCGGCCCTCACCTGTCTGGATTTCTGGTGCCAGGGGGGAAGCGCCTGGGAGAGAAGTGGCGAGGAGGGCATCGCTCATTTCCTTGAGCACATGGTGTTCAAGGGGAGTCGACGCATGGGGCCAGGGGAATTCGATCGAAGAATTGAGGCACTGGGAGGCAGTAGTAATGCCGCCACCGGCTTCGATGATGTGCACTACCACGTGCTTGTGCCCAGCGCGGAATCGAACAAAGCACTAGATCTACTGCTGGATCTCGTTCTGGATCCGGCTCTGGAGCAGGACTGTTTCTCGATGGAGCGCGACGTGGTGCTCGAGGAGATCGCCCAGTATCGGGATCAGCCCGATGATCAGGTGCTGCAGACCTTGCTGGAACTCTGCTGTGCTCCCCACTGCTACGGCAGACCCATCCTCGGCTGGGAAAACAGCCTGCGGGAGATGAACCCGGGGGGAATGCGCTGCTACCACCAACGCCGCTACCAGGGAGCCAACTGCTGCCTGTCAGTGGCCGGAACCATTCAGAATGATCTGGTCAGCCACGTGCTCGATAGCCCCCTTGCAGCGCTTGACAAGGTCAGAGACTCAGATCTGAACACGACAACACGACCATCGCTGAGTTTTCGCAGCGGACGGGAATGCCGAAGCTTTCCTCGACTGGAAGCTGCGCGGCTGATGATGATCTGGCCGGTTGCCTCTGCAGACGATCAGCTGGCGATCGCCGGAGCTGATCTGGCCACCACAATCCTCGCCGAGGGTCGTCGCAGCCGACTGGTGCAGAAGCTGCGGGAAGAGCTTCAGATCGTTGAATCCATCGACATGGATGTCACCACGCTGGAACAGGGCAGCCTGGTGATGCTTGAGGCCTGTTGCCCCGAAGATCAGATCGAGCGCGTCGAGACCGAGATCCACCGAGAGCTGGACAGCAGCTTGACCACTGCAATCACCGATGAGGAATTGCATCGCGCCATGCAACTGGTTGGAAACGGTCATCGCTTCAGCCTTGAAGCCCCTGGAGCTGTGGCCGCCAGTGCCGGTTCACAAACACTCTGGGGACGGCACCGAGACCTTCTGGCTCCGCTTCAGGATCTGTTGCACTGGAATGCATCAGCTTTGCGGGAAAGGGTCATGCCCCTGCTGCAACCCCAGCACAGCTTCACCCTGATTGCCCGATCGGAGGACAACGCTTGA
- a CDS encoding phycocyanobilin:ferredoxin oxidoreductase has protein sequence MPASPSGQELHPLVMAMAARIRQCRKGFPELSPLGLSGDLEEIIGTLDGEDLFIRNEVHSCRGLRKLHLEIARLGLGLQILHCVFFPDPRFDLPVFGADIVASPAGISAAIIDLSPVGDQLPERIQCGLEAAVIPAFQQVRELPTWATIFSPFVRFIRPVNQQEEDWFVELVDDYLQVLGDAVQAAEPDDPSAPSTLARYHGQVSYCRQQKRNDKTRRVLEKAFGTVWADRYIEELLFDEPLRP, from the coding sequence ATGCCTGCGTCCCCGAGCGGTCAGGAGTTGCATCCGCTGGTGATGGCTATGGCTGCTCGTATCCGTCAGTGCAGGAAAGGCTTCCCGGAGCTCAGTCCACTCGGTTTGTCGGGTGACCTCGAGGAGATCATCGGCACCCTCGACGGTGAGGATCTGTTTATCCGTAACGAGGTGCATTCCTGCCGAGGACTTCGCAAACTGCACCTGGAGATCGCACGACTTGGACTCGGGCTCCAGATTCTTCATTGTGTCTTCTTCCCCGATCCTCGCTTTGATCTGCCGGTGTTCGGTGCCGATATCGTCGCCAGCCCCGCAGGGATCTCCGCCGCCATCATCGATCTTTCCCCAGTCGGGGATCAGCTGCCAGAACGCATTCAATGCGGGCTTGAAGCCGCTGTGATTCCTGCCTTCCAACAGGTGCGAGAACTCCCCACCTGGGCGACGATTTTCTCGCCGTTCGTGCGATTCATCCGCCCTGTCAACCAACAGGAAGAGGATTGGTTTGTGGAACTGGTCGACGATTACCTCCAGGTTCTGGGTGATGCCGTGCAGGCTGCGGAGCCCGATGACCCCAGCGCTCCTTCTACTCTGGCCCGATATCACGGACAGGTGTCCTATTGCCGGCAACAGAAACGCAACGACAAAACGCGGCGGGTTCTGGAGAAAGCCTTCGGGACGGTATGGGCGGATCGGTACATCGAGGAGCTGCTTTTCGACGAGCCTCTGCGCCCCTGA
- a CDS encoding HlyD family efflux transporter periplasmic adaptor subunit, whose product MLRRPQPPTPVADAEQLATRQPESVAALGSLRPAGEVRRLAAPVSGFGGSPRVSSLLVKEGDPVSKGQVLAVFDNRPKIEADLASFNEKIRSTEIEIPLKKKEVARIAQAARQGAAKVVLLEEKQNELTMLERKKVELIAERRKLEADLNDSELRSPIDGTVLKLRARVGERPGAEGVMEVGASQSMEALIEVYESDINRIKAGEPVTLISENGGFEGELRGTVERISPQVRQRQVLSTDPTGDADARIVEVLVRLDPGSTQRVSRLSGLKVIARFGSS is encoded by the coding sequence ATGCTGCGCCGTCCGCAACCCCCCACCCCTGTCGCAGACGCGGAGCAGCTGGCGACCCGACAGCCAGAGTCTGTTGCAGCCCTTGGAAGTCTCAGGCCCGCAGGTGAGGTGCGTCGTCTGGCTGCGCCGGTGAGCGGTTTTGGTGGCTCACCGAGGGTGTCGTCGCTGCTGGTCAAGGAAGGCGATCCGGTGAGCAAAGGACAGGTACTCGCTGTATTCGACAACAGGCCGAAGATCGAAGCGGATCTTGCCTCATTCAACGAGAAGATTCGCAGTACCGAGATAGAGATTCCTCTGAAGAAAAAGGAGGTGGCCCGTATTGCCCAGGCTGCTCGGCAGGGTGCGGCGAAAGTTGTTTTGCTCGAGGAAAAACAGAATGAACTCACCATGCTTGAGCGCAAAAAGGTGGAGTTGATCGCCGAGCGCAGAAAGCTTGAAGCTGATCTGAACGACAGCGAACTTCGTTCTCCAATCGATGGCACTGTTCTCAAGCTTCGTGCCCGGGTGGGTGAGCGTCCTGGTGCTGAAGGTGTCATGGAAGTTGGAGCCAGTCAGTCGATGGAGGCTCTGATCGAGGTCTATGAGTCGGACATCAATCGCATCAAGGCTGGAGAGCCCGTCACTTTGATCAGTGAGAACGGCGGTTTCGAGGGAGAGCTTCGGGGAACGGTTGAGCGCATCAGTCCTCAGGTGCGTCAGCGACAGGTGTTGTCCACGGATCCCACCGGCGATGCCGACGCCAGGATCGTTGAGGTTCTGGTCAGGTTGGATCCAGGATCCACTCAGCGCGTATCAAGGCTGTCGGGCCTGAAGGTGATCGCCCGATTCGGGTCCTCATGA
- the devC gene encoding ABC transporter permease DevC: MIGRFLSGRRIPLASLMLVRQPVRLAVALAGISFAGILMFMQLGFRDGLFDASVTVHRLFDADIVLISPRSTSSVSMAGFPRRRLVQAMALPEVEGITPVHWNLLLWRNPKTRGTRSILALGFEPGDPLFVDPTLAPKAQVLTQKGRVLFDEKSRPEFGPVAEWFRSGRTVESEISGKRVRVAGLIKLGSSFGADGNLLTSSETFLDLLPNTPPGSIEVGLVRLQPGSDPEAVVEKLNALLPEDVTVFTKQGFIDFEQNYWRTSTSIGFIFTLGAAMGFVVGCVIVYQVLYSDVSDHLPEYATLMAMGYKLRTLLGVVVREGLLLALFGYLPAYAAGQGLYLLVRSATALPVAMDFSRAMTVFSMILVMCMASAGLAMRRLVDADPAEIF, translated from the coding sequence ATGATCGGCCGCTTCCTGAGCGGCCGACGAATTCCACTGGCTTCACTGATGCTGGTGCGTCAGCCGGTTCGTCTGGCTGTTGCGCTGGCCGGAATCAGTTTCGCGGGAATTCTGATGTTCATGCAGCTGGGATTCCGCGACGGACTGTTCGATGCCAGCGTCACCGTTCATCGACTGTTCGATGCCGACATTGTTTTGATCAGTCCACGCTCGACCAGTTCAGTGAGCATGGCTGGTTTTCCTCGACGTCGTCTGGTGCAGGCCATGGCATTGCCTGAGGTCGAGGGCATCACGCCGGTGCACTGGAACCTGTTGCTCTGGCGCAATCCCAAGACACGCGGCACCCGTTCAATCCTTGCTCTCGGCTTCGAACCGGGGGATCCTTTGTTTGTCGATCCGACCCTGGCTCCCAAGGCCCAGGTATTAACCCAGAAAGGTCGGGTTCTGTTCGACGAAAAGTCGAGGCCTGAGTTTGGTCCCGTCGCCGAATGGTTCCGCTCAGGACGAACAGTTGAGAGTGAGATTTCAGGGAAAAGGGTGCGTGTGGCCGGTCTGATCAAGCTCGGCAGCTCCTTCGGTGCCGATGGCAATCTGCTCACAAGCAGCGAAACATTCCTCGATCTTCTTCCCAACACTCCACCAGGAAGCATCGAGGTTGGACTGGTTCGTTTGCAGCCTGGCTCGGACCCCGAGGCAGTGGTGGAGAAACTCAACGCCCTGCTACCCGAAGACGTCACTGTCTTCACCAAGCAGGGTTTTATTGATTTCGAGCAGAACTACTGGCGCACCAGCACTTCCATTGGTTTCATCTTCACGCTTGGTGCTGCCATGGGCTTTGTTGTCGGCTGCGTGATCGTTTATCAAGTGCTGTACTCCGATGTCAGTGACCATCTTCCGGAGTACGCCACTCTCATGGCGATGGGCTACAAGCTCAGAACCCTTCTGGGTGTGGTTGTACGGGAGGGACTGTTGCTCGCTCTCTTCGGATATTTGCCCGCTTATGCCGCTGGGCAGGGGCTTTATCTGTTGGTCAGAAGTGCCACGGCGCTCCCCGTGGCCATGGATTTCAGCCGTGCAATGACGGTGTTCAGCATGATTCTGGTCATGTGCATGGCATCGGCAGGTCTGGCGATGCGCCGTCTGGTGGATGCCGATCCGGCGGAGATTTTCTGA
- a CDS encoding DevA family ABC transporter ATP-binding protein yields the protein MTVLSHPAQQQGADLISTVRIENLSHWYGRGSTRRQVLQSVDLQIAAGEVVLLTGPSGCGKTTLLTLIGALRQVQQGDVRVFGQQLQGAGRGQRQLLRRRIGMIFQGHNLLRCLTAEQNVQMGADLLEGFSYRGRRDQAREWLRAVGLEDHLSKLPQDLSGGQKQRVAIARALAARPQLLLADEPTAALDSSTGREVVELLKRLAREQSCSVLMVTHDPRILDVADRLVKMEDGRLLQAIE from the coding sequence ATGACGGTTCTTTCCCATCCAGCGCAACAGCAGGGAGCTGATCTGATCAGCACAGTGAGGATCGAAAACCTCAGCCACTGGTATGGGCGTGGGTCAACGCGACGACAGGTGCTTCAGTCGGTTGATCTTCAGATCGCAGCTGGTGAAGTGGTGCTGCTGACCGGTCCATCAGGGTGTGGCAAGACCACCCTTCTGACTTTGATCGGCGCTCTTCGTCAGGTTCAGCAGGGTGATGTGCGCGTGTTCGGTCAGCAGCTCCAGGGTGCCGGCCGGGGACAACGACAGCTGCTTCGCCGCAGGATCGGCATGATTTTTCAGGGTCATAACCTCCTGCGCTGCCTCACCGCCGAGCAGAACGTGCAGATGGGAGCCGATCTGCTCGAGGGTTTCAGTTACCGCGGTCGCCGTGATCAGGCCAGGGAGTGGCTCAGGGCCGTGGGACTGGAGGATCACCTCAGCAAGCTTCCTCAGGACCTCTCGGGAGGCCAGAAACAGCGCGTGGCCATTGCCAGGGCTCTGGCGGCCAGGCCCCAGCTGTTGCTTGCCGATGAACCCACGGCAGCGCTTGACAGCAGCACCGGTCGGGAGGTCGTTGAATTACTGAAGCGTCTTGCTCGCGAGCAATCCTGTTCCGTACTGATGGTGACTCACGACCCGCGCATTCTTGATGTTGCTGATCGGCTGGTGAAAATGGAGGATGGCCGTTTGCTTCAGGCCATTGAGTAA
- a CDS encoding glycosyltransferase family 2 protein, producing the protein MFISVVIPTYNRRDILEKCLRALQCQNAFDEIDDYEVVVVDDGSTDGTPDWLRTSAATFARVRLIEQSHGGPAEGRNRGVAHSRGDVIVFIDSDLVVTPTFLASHARALARQWQRSGNRLCFTYGAVINTADFENPTGERHKLRDLSWAYFATGNVAIDRQVLERSGLFDTGFRLYGWEDLELGERLRQMGVQLVRCPEAVGYHWHPAFRLAQIPDLIRVERERARMGLVFYRKHPSRRVRMIIQFTWMHRLLWGLLTLGGLLNERTLRPLLAWLIRLGQPSLALELLRLPLNRIGVEALYREARQAGLS; encoded by the coding sequence ATGTTCATCAGCGTCGTCATTCCCACCTACAACCGACGCGACATCCTCGAGAAATGTCTGCGTGCTCTGCAATGCCAGAACGCCTTTGACGAGATCGATGACTACGAAGTAGTCGTTGTGGATGACGGGTCCACCGATGGCACGCCCGACTGGCTTCGAACATCTGCGGCGACTTTCGCCAGGGTGCGCTTGATCGAGCAAAGCCATGGGGGGCCGGCAGAGGGACGCAACCGTGGTGTTGCTCACTCCCGCGGCGACGTGATCGTGTTCATCGACAGTGATCTGGTCGTGACACCGACATTCCTGGCCAGTCATGCGCGAGCGCTTGCAAGGCAATGGCAGCGGTCCGGCAATCGTCTCTGTTTCACCTACGGCGCGGTGATCAACACCGCTGATTTCGAGAATCCAACCGGAGAGCGTCACAAGTTGCGTGATCTGTCCTGGGCTTATTTCGCAACCGGAAATGTTGCGATCGATCGACAGGTGCTGGAACGGTCCGGCCTGTTCGACACGGGATTCAGGTTGTACGGCTGGGAGGACCTCGAACTCGGTGAACGGTTACGTCAGATGGGAGTGCAGCTGGTTCGCTGTCCTGAAGCCGTTGGTTATCACTGGCATCCTGCGTTTCGCCTTGCGCAGATCCCCGACCTGATCAGGGTCGAACGCGAACGCGCCCGCATGGGGCTTGTGTTCTACAGAAAGCATCCGAGTCGACGGGTGCGAATGATCATCCAGTTCACTTGGATGCATCGGCTGTTGTGGGGGCTGCTGACCTTGGGAGGTTTGCTTAACGAACGCACTTTGAGGCCCTTGCTGGCTTGGTTGATCCGACTGGGTCAACCTTCCCTGGCACTCGAGCTGCTGAGACTTCCGCTCAACCGGATCGGTGTCGAGGCTCTGTATCGAGAAGCGCGTCAGGCAGGGCTGTCCTGA